Proteins encoded in a region of the Scyliorhinus canicula chromosome 2, sScyCan1.1, whole genome shotgun sequence genome:
- the LOC119962035 gene encoding 60S ribosomal protein L11-like has product MAGEKKENPMRGLRIRKLCLNICVGESGDRLTRAAKVLEQLTGQTPVFSKARYTVQSFGIRRIEKIAVHCTICGANAEEILEKGLKVREYELRKSNFCNTGNFGFGIQEYIDLGIKYYPSIGIDGLDFYVVMGRPGFSISDKKVKRGHIGSKHKISKEESMRWFQQKYDGILLPGK; this is encoded by the coding sequence ATGGCGGGTGAAAAGAAGGAAAATCCTATGCGTGGGCTCCGCATTCGGAAGCTATGTCTGAATATCTGTGTAGGTGAAAGTGGTGACAGACTCACCAGAGCTGCTAAAGTACTGGAGCAACTCACTGGCCAGACCCCAGTGTTTTCTAAAGCTCGCTACACTGTGCAGTCATTTGGGATTCGAAGAATTGAGAAGATTGCTGTTCATTGCACAATCTGTGGAGCCAACGCTGAGGAAATTTTAGAGAAGGGTCTAAAGGTTCGGGAATATGAACTGAGGAAGAGCAACTTCTGTAACACTGGGAACTTTGGCTTTGGGATCCAGGAATACATTGATTTGGGCATCAAGTACTATCCTAGTATTGGAATTGATGGTCTGGATTTCTATGTGGTCATGGGGCGGCCTGGTTTCAGCATTTCTGATAAAAAGGTGAAAAGGGGACACATTGGGTCTAAACACAAAATTTCCAAGGAAGAATCAATGAGGTGGTTTCAGCAGAAATATGATGGCATCCTCCTGCCTGGAAAATAA